In a genomic window of [Empedobacter] haloabium:
- a CDS encoding MFS transporter, with the protein MSGSVNELREISPASRAIGADGQGDAALPTVPAADKPRDPVRLTFGLLWLSEAAFDFGSTLISFAIGVWIYGQTGSVQDYSLSVLAAAVASMLVMPFAGTFADRYDRRAVVAGCDLAAVAATAAIVLFFFVSRLGVEVLYLYTALSAAIASLRRCAIRVVVSTIVPKERFTQVSGFSGMSRAVVQVVAPSAAGLLMARAGLPGAMTLHLGLLVGGALLAFAALARARAALRGCHASGRSFAHSARASFLGALGYLKDSPLMRSLLLYGALVQCLLVLATVMLTPMVLATHSSRVLGLVMSIGAAGALAGSLLAATAIIRRHLMLWVLVCDAIQSAAILVAGLTTTPLVWCVAAFACLFCGSASVACSGALWMRKAPLAHQGSVFALLSASNLLVMSLVLLVGGYLADAVLEPALADGGAWRHTVGDWFGTGKGRGIGLLFFGAGACGLLVSGLALASRDLRRLEQLVPERPDD; encoded by the coding sequence ATGAGCGGATCGGTCAATGAATTGCGTGAAATCAGCCCGGCGTCCCGTGCCATCGGGGCGGACGGGCAGGGCGATGCCGCGCTGCCAACCGTGCCGGCCGCCGACAAGCCACGCGACCCGGTCCGCCTGACCTTCGGCCTGCTCTGGCTCAGCGAAGCCGCCTTCGATTTCGGCTCCACCTTGATCAGTTTCGCCATCGGCGTGTGGATCTACGGCCAGACCGGCTCGGTCCAGGACTATTCGTTGTCGGTGCTCGCCGCCGCCGTGGCCTCGATGCTCGTCATGCCGTTCGCGGGCACGTTCGCGGATCGCTACGACCGCCGCGCGGTGGTCGCAGGGTGCGACCTGGCCGCGGTGGCGGCCACCGCCGCCATCGTGCTGTTCTTCTTCGTCAGCCGCCTGGGTGTCGAGGTGCTGTACCTGTACACCGCACTGTCCGCCGCCATCGCATCGTTGCGGCGCTGCGCGATCCGCGTCGTCGTCAGCACCATCGTGCCCAAGGAGCGCTTCACCCAGGTCAGCGGGTTCTCCGGGATGTCGCGCGCTGTCGTGCAGGTCGTTGCCCCCAGCGCGGCCGGCCTCCTGATGGCGCGAGCAGGATTGCCCGGGGCGATGACGCTGCACCTGGGATTGCTGGTCGGCGGTGCCTTGCTGGCGTTCGCCGCCCTGGCGCGGGCGCGCGCCGCGCTGCGCGGCTGCCATGCGTCCGGACGCTCCTTCGCGCACAGCGCACGCGCCAGCTTCCTCGGCGCGCTGGGCTACCTGAAGGACAGCCCCCTGATGCGCAGCCTGCTGCTGTACGGCGCGCTGGTGCAGTGCCTGTTGGTGCTGGCGACCGTGATGCTGACGCCGATGGTGCTGGCGACGCATTCCTCCAGGGTGCTGGGCCTGGTGATGTCGATCGGCGCCGCCGGCGCTCTGGCCGGCTCGCTGCTGGCCGCCACGGCGATCATCAGGCGCCACCTGATGCTGTGGGTGCTGGTGTGCGACGCCATCCAGTCCGCCGCCATCCTGGTGGCCGGACTGACGACGACACCGCTGGTGTGGTGCGTCGCCGCGTTTGCCTGCCTGTTCTGCGGCAGCGCTTCCGTCGCCTGCTCCGGCGCGCTGTGGATGCGCAAGGCTCCGCTGGCGCATCAGGGCAGCGTGTTCGCGCTGCTGTCGGCGTCGAACCTCCTGGTGATGAGCCTTGTGCTGCTGGTCGGCGGCTACCTGGCCGACGCGGTGCTGGAGCCTGCGCTGGCCGACGGCGGCGCGTGGCGCCACACGGTCGGCGACTGGTTCGGCACCGGCAAGGGGCGCGGCATCGGCTTGCTGTTCTTCGGTGCCGGTGCCTGCGGTCTGCTGGTGAGTGGCCTGGCCCTGGCCAGTCGCGATTTGCGCCGGCTGGAGCAACTCGTGCCGGAGCGTCCGGACGATTGA